GCACATAAAATTTTTCAAAATACTTATGAAAAAGAAGTTCTCTTCGTAGAAAGCGGAAGCAATATCCAATATGTCAGCCAAGTAACCGTAACCACTGAAGACAAAACCGGTAAATTTGTGTCGGCTACGTCTCAGCTGATTCCGTTGGAAATCGCCAAAACGGGGCAAGACGAAAAAATCTTGGCTGTGGGCGAACGCCTGCGTGAACCTGGCGTAGATGAAGTGGTGGGACAATCACCAGCAGTTCTTACCAAAAAACCTGCCACGCAAGGGCATCGGGACGGCTCCTTAGATAACTGGATTGCTGATTTGGGCAAACAATATACAGGGGTAGAAGTATTTATCCATAACACAGGCGGCACGCGTGTGGATATGCCCCAAGGCCCCATTACCAAACGCGATTTAATTGATATTCACCCTTTTGATAATACCGTTACGGAAATGACTGTTTCCGGCCGCTTCTTAAAGAGTGTTGTTTTAAGCGGACTTGTTCCGTGGAGCCGTTTTGCTTTTTCGGGTTTAACGGTTACCTACCAAGTAAACAAAAAAGGAAAAGTAAAAAACTTAAAAATTTGGGTAAACGGCAAACGCTTGAAAAACCGCAAAATGTATAAGATTGCCACCAACTCTTACATTGCCGGAGGCGGAAGCGAAGGGTATTTGTTTAAGCAAATTCCGGACGAGGACAAAAAACAAGTCGGCACCAAAACGATTCGTGATATGATGGAAGACGGCTTGCGCGCCGGTATTAAAGAAGTTCCCGCTACCGGAAGAATTCTAGAAAAATAATATGTTTTGGCGCAGAATAGCGGTTTTATTTACACTTGGTTTGTGCCTTTGCGGTTGCGCAAAGGAAGAATTAAAACAAATTGATGTGTTGTTTACGGCGGACGCGGAAGGTTTTTATTGGTCGCGCCCGGAACCTCGTTTACAAAACCGTGTAGCCGGCGGATATGCCGTGCTTAAAAATTTTCTGCAAAAACAGGAAGGAAATTTTCTGCTTTTTGACGGAGGAAGTTGGTTCGGTACGGCTCCGGAAGGTGCTTTAACAAAAGGTACTTATGTGGCGGAACTGGCAGGATCTCTTCCTTTTTCGGTTGCTACCGTAACGGATAAAGACTTTATTTACGGGTGGCCTTCTTTGCGCGGTATTGTGCGGGAACTCCCTTATCCTTTTGTCGTTTCCAACTTAAAATTGGACAACCAAATTCCTTGGCCTCTTCACGATTATCAAATTCGCACGGTGGACGGTATAAAAATAG
The DNA window shown above is from Elusimicrobium sp. and carries:
- a CDS encoding bifunctional metallophosphatase/5'-nucleotidase; translated protein: MKRLLLLAVLLLPVVLFAKTTTIYHTSDTHGFFYPKNGQGGFAALAAVLKSGPKDYLLLDSGDFSNGTVEAKNSKGLKAVEFMNEMGYHASTIGNHEFDFYEEAVPAILAKSEFAVLAANFFEKDTQKHPAGVLPYKVFEVDGTKIAVIGLGNRNPTKKTVKYMFTKPLVALENALTKVEKENPDVVTVIVHDSLQDDKHGIESYVGDIGRQFSGRVHIVFGGHAHKIFQNTYEKEVLFVESGSNIQYVSQVTVTTEDKTGKFVSATSQLIPLEIAKTGQDEKILAVGERLREPGVDEVVGQSPAVLTKKPATQGHRDGSLDNWIADLGKQYTGVEVFIHNTGGTRVDMPQGPITKRDLIDIHPFDNTVTEMTVSGRFLKSVVLSGLVPWSRFAFSGLTVTYQVNKKGKVKNLKIWVNGKRLKNRKMYKIATNSYIAGGGSEGYLFKQIPDEDKKQVGTKTIRDMMEDGLRAGIKEVPATGRILEK